Genomic window (Methylocystis sp. ATCC 49242):
TTATGTAGCATGTATTATATTGTATCGCACTCTCAATCGAGAGGTGGGATTATGAAAGCTGTGTCGCGCCCTGAAGACGCCTATTGCAGCGGGGCTGAGACAGACACGAGTGGGGGGAGGGATATTGTCTCTTTTTTCAAACCCCTCCGCCGGAGGCGGAACGGGGACGAGCCGACGTACCAAATGAGTATCCGTCCGCGCGTGTCAGTGGTGGTCAGGTTCAACAAATTGGCGGAAGAGGGTCGACTCTCGAATCCGGAGCTACTGGAGTTGCTACTCGACACATACGAACGAGAAAAATCCGTCGCGAGAACGATTTAGCGGCTAGGACGGATTAAATTTTCGCCTTCCGCCGGGGAAGAACTTCAGCGAAGACGCCTACCGGGGTCATCGCAGGATCTGTTCTAGATCGTACGCTTAGGATCGTCCACCGATCGCATGGCATCGGACGCCAGTCAGTTTGTGGACGGTTTATGGACGGATTTTCGAGTGATCTTGATGCTTCGCGCCGTCAGTCCAGAGAAGGAGCGGTTTGTGGACGTTGTTGCAATGCGCTGATTTACACCGATTTTCGGCTTAGCGTACGTTGCAGAACAGATTCTGCGATGACCCTATGTTCTTGCGCCCTGCTTGGGTGCAGGTGATTTTTCATTATGCCGCGCCGTCCGGCCAGAACTCGGGGTCCATTGCCTGCTCGAAGATCCATGGACAGTTCGGCGGGAAGGTCGTTTCCGCGAGCTTTGTTTCATCAGCCGCCTCAAGGCGGGCGACACGATAGGCGGAAGACAGATACTCCGTTAAATTCGCCTTGAGGCTCGGATTATCCTCCATGTGCTCCCTAGTCTGAATGCGCTGAATCTTGATGCGCGTCTCCCAGCTTGAGCCGCGCCATTTCGGCTGAAAACGCCACTTGAGCAGATGGAGCAGCAGCACGGTCAGACGGTTCACCAACTCCCGTTTTTCTGCCTTGCCCATGCTCTCTATTTCCCCGGCAATGTGCTCGATATCCGCCTCGGCCAGCTTACCCGCGCGCAACAGCGCGGCCTGTTCGTTCGCCCAAGCGTAGAAATCTGTCTCGTAGGTCGTGCTCAAAGGTGAGCCTCCAATTTCCGCCGGGGCTATGGCCTTGGTCAGTCCCATCGCTGCTTCGCGGTGGGTCAGCGCCGATTTTCCATTCACTCTTGCCGCGCTCTGGATTGTCGAACGCCGCGCCCCCAATACGGGCGGCAAGCGCCCAGCGTCCTTTGCTCGCGCATGTCGCGCAGGAAGTCGCGGAGCAGCTGGAGCACCAGATTATCAGGCTCGTCCGCCACCGTTTCCCTTTGGGTTGCGTCGGCGCAGGGTCCATGTATGCAGCTTACAGCACTACGGCCATTTCTGGGCGCCGTGGAGGACACGCAGGATTTCGACCCGCGCGGGTCGGGCGCGCAGGCGGTAGATGACGACGAAGGGCGTGCCCGTGACCACGAGCTCGCGGGTTCCGCGCCGGCGTCCTGGACGCCCGGCATTGGGATGGTCGCTCAAGAGCACGTCGGCGCCCTGACGAATGGCGAGCGCCATCGTCAGCGCGCCGCGGGGGCTCTCCTGTTCGATGAAGTCGATGCTTCCATGAAGCTCCGCCAAGGCGCGCGGCAGCCAGACAACCGGCGCGCTCACGCGCGCGTCTTGAGGCGGGCGATGCGCGCATCGAGTCCAGCCATGGCCTCTTCATGCGGAATCCACTTGGTGTTGGGATCGTCGGCTTCCCTGAGGCCGATCTCGACCTCGGCGCGGAACCAGGCGTCGTGCTCGGCCGCCTCGTGCCGGGCCTTCATGCGTGCGGCCTGGTCGGGGCGCCGGCGCGCGCCGGCGTCGGGCTCGTGCGCCTGCGCGTCGACGTCGAAGCGAGCGAGGCCGAGTTCGTCGCGCACGAAAGCGGCGGCGGTGGCGAGGTTGCGCCACAGGCGGGGCGTGCGGCCGCGCTGGGCGGCTACGGCGCGCTCGAGGGCGCCGTAGCGCACGAGCACCGCCCAGCCGCC
Coding sequences:
- a CDS encoding DUF29 domain-containing protein codes for the protein MPPVLGARRSTIQSAARVNGKSALTHREAAMGLTKAIAPAEIGGSPLSTTYETDFYAWANEQAALLRAGKLAEADIEHIAGEIESMGKAEKRELVNRLTVLLLHLLKWRFQPKWRGSSWETRIKIQRIQTREHMEDNPSLKANLTEYLSSAYRVARLEAADETKLAETTFPPNCPWIFEQAMDPEFWPDGAA
- a CDS encoding type II toxin-antitoxin system RelE/ParE family toxin, which translates into the protein MSAPVVWLPRALAELHGSIDFIEQESPRGALTMALAIRQGADVLLSDHPNAGRPGRRRGTRELVVTGTPFVVIYRLRARPARVEILRVLHGAQKWP